From the genome of Litoribacterium kuwaitense:
GCTCCTTTACCCGCTCTGGAACATGACCTAGATTACACACAGCAAGTCCTGCCATAAAGTCCAAATACGACTTCCCCTCATCATCCCACAAGGTGCTTTGACGTCCTCTTACCAATGTGAGTGGGAACTTATTATAGGTAGGAAATAAATAACTCTTTTTCAGATGAACCACCGCTTTCTGATGCACGATTACTTGCCTCGTTCCTGCATCCGTTCATGCTCAAGCAAACTAGATATTTCGATTCCTTTCATCGGCGTTCCTAAATTTTTCGATACCCTTGCGATTAACGCATAATCTTCGAAGTGTGTCGTAGCTTCAACAATCGCATGCGCAAACTTCTCAGGGCTATCCGACTTAAAAATACCCGATCCTACAAAAACACCATCTGCGCCTAGATGCATCATTAGCGCTGCATCGGCTGGCGTAGCTATCCCGCCTGCGGCAAAGTTAACTACTGGCAGCTTGCCGGATTCGTGTACCTGTAACAGCAGATCATACGGTACGCCTAGCAGCTTCGCCTCGTGGTACAATTCGTCTTTAGACAAACCTTGAACTTTACGAACCTGACCGTTGATCAAGCGCATATGACGGACCGCTTCCACGATGTTGCCTGTCCCTGGTTCACCTTTCGTGCGCAGCATGGCAGACCCTTCTTGAATTCGGCGTAGCGCTTCGCCAAGGTCTTTGGCACCGCAGACAAACGGAACGGTGAATTCATTTTTGCTAATATGAAAAACCTCATCGGCAGGCGTCAGCACTTCGCTCTCGTCAATATAATCTACGCCTAGCGATTCGAGTACTTTGGCTTCTACATAATGCCCGATACGTGCTTTAGCCATGACCGGTATCGATACTACCTTCATGACCTCTTCCACGATGGTCGGATCAGCCA
Proteins encoded in this window:
- the pdxS gene encoding pyridoxal 5'-phosphate synthase lyase subunit PdxS — translated: MNTGTERVKRGMADMQKGGVIMDVMNAEQAKIAEAAGATAVMALERVPSDIRATGGVARMADPTIVEEVMKVVSIPVMAKARIGHYVEAKVLESLGVDYIDESEVLTPADEVFHISKNEFTVPFVCGAKDLGEALRRIQEGSAMLRTKGEPGTGNIVEAVRHMRLINGQVRKVQGLSKDELYHEAKLLGVPYDLLLQVHESGKLPVVNFAAGGIATPADAALMMHLGADGVFVGSGIFKSDSPEKFAHAIVEATTHFEDYALIARVSKNLGTPMKGIEISSLLEHERMQERGK